TCAATTTTTTCTTCTTGATTCACAAAATTTTTAAAATATTTTTCATATTTTTCCGGATTTTCACCACGGAGAAGAATATTTTTCCATTCTTGAACCTGTTTTTTAAAAGCTACTTGTATGGAGCGTGCTTTATCGATTTGTTTTAAAGTGATTTGTGAGCTTTCAATTGTTTCGTCTAAAACCGAACCATAACCAACCATCGCAATGGCAACCACCAATAACATACCTATTAACGCGCCTATATTGATAATAATCAATTTTTGTTTGATATGCATACAAAATTTCCTGTACAATGTTTTAAATTTATTTGCAACATAATAACACAATTATAAGAAAATAATATCCAGACAAAACATGAAATACTTCTATTTACTTCAACTCACCCCAGTGATTCCCGATATGCATCGACGTTTTCAATGGAACACGCAGTTCTAAAATATGCTCCATCACCTCGACAAAACGGCTCGCATAAATCTCTGCAACATCCTCATCCACCTCAAAAATCAGTTCATCGTGGATTTGAAGGAGCATTTTTGCTCTCATCCCTTCGGTTCGGATCATGGCATCGATTTTATTCATCGAAAGTTTGATGAGATCGGACGCGGAACCTTGAAATACCGTGTTGACCGATTCGCGCTCGTATGCTGCTTTAAGCATCGGAGTGGCGGATGCAAAGTCAAAATAGCGACGACGGTGGAGCAGCGTCTCAACGTACCCCATCTCTTTGGCCTGCTCGACGATGCCGCTGAAATATCCTTTGACACTCGGGAAGGTCTCGAAATAGCGTTCGATGATCTCTTTTGCCTCTTTGGTCGTTATCCCAAGAGTATCGGAGAGCTTTTTCTGTCCCATTCCGTACAACAGACCGAAATTGACCGTTTTGGCGATGTTACGCTTACGTTGCGCATCTTCGGCTCCAAACAACGCTATTGCCGTTTGCATGTGGATATCGTGTCCCTCATTAAAGGCGTTAACCAACACACTATCCTCACTGAAATGGGCGAGGAGACGAAGCTCAATCTGAGAGTAGTCGATCCCGATCAGTTTTTTACCCTTGGGTGCGACGAATGCTTCGCGAATGCGCATCCCAAGAGCCGTTTTGACGGGGATATTTTGGAGATTCGGATTTTTCGAACTGAGCCGCCCCGTCGCCGTCCCCGTCTGAACGAACGAGGTATAGATACGCGATGTCGGATCGTTTTGTGCCAAAGCGATCAACGGCTCGATATAGGTCGAATAGAGTTTATGATATTCACGGTATTGAAGCAGCATCGGTATGACGGAATGATCGTTTTTAAGCCCTTCCAAAACCTGTTCATCCGTACTGTAGCCCGTTTTGGTTTTCTTGCCGTGAGCCAGCCCGAGTGTCTCAAAAAGGACAACGCCGAGTTGTTTGGTTGAGTTGAGATTAAATACCGTACCACATGCACTGTGGATTTGCTCCGTCAATGTGGCGATCTCGTTTGCTACCTCTTTTTTAAACTGCTCTAATACCGCCGTATCGACCGCAATCCCCTCACGCTCCATTCCCAGCAATGTCAGGGTAAAAGGGAATTCGACGTTAAATGCCTCATCCAGTGCATCCTGTCCCCCTTTTAATAGAAGCTGTTCGCGCAGAACTTCATACAATCGATAGGTGATATAGGCATCTTCTCCCGCATATTTGCACGCATCCTCGATCGCAACCGAAGCGAAATTCTCCCCTTTTTTGACCGTATCTTTGAAATGGATCATTTCGTGATGTAAAAGAGAAGCTGAAAGGTTATCCATAGCAAGCGAACGTGCCGAATCGGTCAGCCATGCCATCACCATTGAATCGGCATGGATGGTTAAACGATCAACCCCTAAAAATCGGGTCACAAAGTGGAGGTCAAATTTAATATTATGTCCTATGACACGATGCTCAAAAATCACTTTGATCGCTTTTTTTGCACTCTCATGAGCGACTTGTGCCCCTACTCCGAGATAACTGTGCGCCAAAGGGACATAATAGCCTGTTTTACCGTCGATGCTGAAACTAAAGCCGACCAAATGATCTTTGGTCGGATCGAGTCCCGTCGTTTCGGTATCAAAAGCGACCAATGCATCCTGCGGGATCAAAGCGATGATACGTTCCAGCGCTTCGTCAGTGTCGATCAACATCGTACACCCTTCAGTGTTTTCACATTTAAGGAGATCGAGGGATTTACTTTCCGCTACGCGCGGTGCAGGTGCACCTTGTGATTCTTCAAACAGCGCCTTGGCTTTCAAGGTACGTAGAACCGCATTCATCTCATAATGGACCAAATCATCGTAAATCGGTAAAAAAGGATTGTCAAAATGCATCGCGAATTCATTGAAATCGAGTGACTCGAAAACATTATCCCGCAGACTTACCAGTTCACGCGAACGAAACGCATCATCCCGATAAGTCTCCAACAATCCGCGAATACGCGGCGGTGTCACTTCATCAAGACGACGATACATTTCATCCAATGTCCCGAACTGGACTAAGAGCTTTTGTGCTGTCACTTTCCCGATCCCTTTGACACCGGGAACATTATCGGCAGTGTCACCGATAAGGGCTTGATAGTCGATGAATTGTCTCGGATGTACCCCGTATTTTTCATCGCAGTGGCGTTCGTTCATCACTTTTTTACTGATCGCATCCACGAGAACGACAACGTCGTCTTCGATAAGCTGATAGAGGTCTTTATCGTGCGAAACAACACGGACGATATGCCCCTGAGCACGTGCATGACGAACCACCGAAGCGATCATATCATCCGCTTCATAACCACTCATGGAAA
The window above is part of the Sulfuricurvum sp. genome. Proteins encoded here:
- the polA gene encoding DNA polymerase I, which produces MSQQTVTVIDTFGFFFRSFYALPPLKNKQGFPTGLLTGFINFIASLHKDHSSDYLIFALDAKGPSFRAEIDPNYKANRSPAPEELIMQLPIAIEWIDKMGYKSLSMSGYEADDMIASVVRHARAQGHIVRVVSHDKDLYQLIEDDVVVLVDAISKKVMNERHCDEKYGVHPRQFIDYQALIGDTADNVPGVKGIGKVTAQKLLVQFGTLDEMYRRLDEVTPPRIRGLLETYRDDAFRSRELVSLRDNVFESLDFNEFAMHFDNPFLPIYDDLVHYEMNAVLRTLKAKALFEESQGAPAPRVAESKSLDLLKCENTEGCTMLIDTDEALERIIALIPQDALVAFDTETTGLDPTKDHLVGFSFSIDGKTGYYVPLAHSYLGVGAQVAHESAKKAIKVIFEHRVIGHNIKFDLHFVTRFLGVDRLTIHADSMVMAWLTDSARSLAMDNLSASLLHHEMIHFKDTVKKGENFASVAIEDACKYAGEDAYITYRLYEVLREQLLLKGGQDALDEAFNVEFPFTLTLLGMEREGIAVDTAVLEQFKKEVANEIATLTEQIHSACGTVFNLNSTKQLGVVLFETLGLAHGKKTKTGYSTDEQVLEGLKNDHSVIPMLLQYREYHKLYSTYIEPLIALAQNDPTSRIYTSFVQTGTATGRLSSKNPNLQNIPVKTALGMRIREAFVAPKGKKLIGIDYSQIELRLLAHFSEDSVLVNAFNEGHDIHMQTAIALFGAEDAQRKRNIAKTVNFGLLYGMGQKKLSDTLGITTKEAKEIIERYFETFPSVKGYFSGIVEQAKEMGYVETLLHRRRYFDFASATPMLKAAYERESVNTVFQGSASDLIKLSMNKIDAMIRTEGMRAKMLLQIHDELIFEVDEDVAEIYASRFVEVMEHILELRVPLKTSMHIGNHWGELK